The DNA segment AGTTCGTAAAGCTTGTCGGCACTGATCGCGTACACGCCGTAGACCGTTGGCGTAAGAGGCGATCTTGCCGGCGCGGCGACGGTGACCGACGCAGTTGCTTGGGGAACCTCAGCCGGCGTCTCTTTCGGCGCCTGTCCCGCGAGCGAAGCGACCAGGCGACGGGCCTCCTTCCGCAGCTCATCGATCGAGGCACTCTTTTGCTTCGCGACGAATACGAACGAAAGTATGATCGCGAGAACCAGGAGGAGACGAACGGGCGCGATGAACCGGCGGGCTTTGTCCTGTTGCATCAAGGTCGTTGCCGAATTGACCTCGCGGGCCGGCCCAGCTAATCGCGGAACTTGCCCCTGTCCTAGAACGGCCTCCTGACGGGATCCCGGCAGGGTCTCCTGCCCCTTGTCGATGGTGAAAGCTTCGACGCCCCGTATCGCAACTTCTAGCGCATCCGAAAGCCGCTCGATATCTGGCTCGGCGCCGAACTGTTCTTTCAGCTTGTGCCGTGCGAGTTCATAGACCGTTGCGCGCAGATGCTCTGGATCGGTCTTGATCGACTCGATCATGCGATTGATGACGAGTGCGAATTCCACCTCGGGAACAATCGCCTGCCCGACGTCGTGGCTTCGTGACCCCTGCATCTCCCCGCCCACTTCGCGTTCGGCCCCCGACCCGCTTCCGCACTATCCCGATAGACGACGCGGCAGCGCCTGCCGCGCGACCTAACGAACGTCGTTCCGAGACACCGTCCTGCGGCGACAATCCAACCTAGCACAATTTATCGCTCAGCTCGAACGATTATTCCTTGGAACATCAAGGGGATGCGACGCAATACTAAAAAATTGGTGGCGATCGTCATCGATTCGCAAGTCCAGCGGACGATCTTACACTTCGCCGAATGTGAGATTTTAAGCTCTCGAGACCTAACAGGGCAACGGTTGTCAAAACCGTTGCGCGCGAGTTTCGATCGCATCACCACCAAAAGCGAATGAATGTGTCTGGCCAAAGGCAGGCGCGGGACGCTCGCAACAATCGACACTCGTCGAGATCGCAGGAATTACGCTTACTGCGCGATACTGCTGGTGACGGCGGGCGCGTCGTTTTTCTCTACTGGCGGCGGCTCATTCTTCTTCGGCAATCCGGAATAGTCGAGATGCATTCCGTTAATCTGACACGCGAGTTTGCCTAATCCCGTTGAGATATTAAAGCCGTTAGCATGGGATATTTCGATAGTTGAATATTCATAGAATACGCCAGCTACATTTTTCTCTCCAAGAGGCATGTTCATCAATCGGATGGAGAGCTTGGTCACACTGCTTGCCCCGCCCGACCCAAAACAATTAAACGAGCATGCCCCCCCAGCGGCGCAGGAATACTGCCATTCGAAAGCGGCCTCGGACCCAACGGGATAAGTCGAGCTCATTTCCGCGCGCCCTGCATCCTTGGCGAGCGAAGCCCCCGCGAGTGGACCGCCTACGAGCAAGACGCCACTCAAAAACAGACTGAGAAAACTCTTTGAAAGTCTGACCATCTAGGTACTCGCAGTTTACTTTCCGCTAACCTACTGCCTTTGGCGTCCGCTTGCTACGGCTGATTTGAGCCATAGCGACAGATGCTCAACTGGCTTAGTTTTCCGCAGCCCATTCTTGCACGCTTCAGACGGACCGATCGGCTGTCCCAGTCGAGCGTAGACGGTTCTGAATTCCATCTCGAAGACTTGCTAGCTGCACGCGGCTTGATCATCTCAGCCGGAAAGGCCTTCATTCGCGATGCCGGTCTGGAACTAACCTTAAAAACGGAACTCAAAATGGAACTCTGCTAAAAAGTGGTTAATTCTATTTAAATGTGTTCACTCACTGATTTTTATGTGTTTTTGTATTGGCCTAAATCTTTCAAGCTGAGGTGCACTTTGGAAAACTCATCGCGCAGACGCTTCATAAAGGGTTCCGCAAATCTAGCAGGAAAAATTGCAGCCACGGGGATGGTAAGTCTGCCTCTGCTTGCATCGATGTCCAAAAAAACGCGGGCAATGGGTCCCGGTAATTGGCCTGATTTCAACCCTCCGGGCGGCAATCGCCCCGCAGGAGGAGGACATTGCTTCGTTCGCGGAACGCTCATTCGAACTCCCGAGGGTGAGATTGCGGTTGAGGATCTAACAATCGGCGCTCTCGTTGAGACCCTTAATGGGCCATTACCTGTCAAGTGGATTGGCCGGCAACGGTTCAGAAAGGACAGCGCCTCATGGCACTGGAGCGTAGCTCCTATCCGTGTCGCGCGCTTTGCCCTGAGCGATCAATATCCGCACCGCGATTTGTATCTTTCTCCTCACCACAGCCTTCTTATTGATGGCTTTCTCATTCCTGCTCAATGGCTGGTGAACGGAAGGTCGATTGTACTAACATTGGATGACCGCGACGTCGTTGACTACTTCCACATTGAGTTAGAAACGCACGAAGTTGTTTTTGCCGAGGGGGCTCCCGCGGAGACTTTGCTGGTCACCGACGACCGTGAGCACTTCGCGAACTTTGCAGAATACGAAAGACGGTATGGAGCCGAGGTAGGCCGCGCGATGAAGCCGTTTGCCCCTGTTCTCGAATATCAAGGTGCTCGTGGCGAACTGGAACGGCTGCTTCGATGGGCCGTATCGCCTGTCCTCGATATTCGTGATCCAATCCAAAAAGCCCGCGCTCGAATTGCAGCTCGAGCCCGTGCGATTGAAACGGAAGTTTGTTGACGACCTCTCGAGCGGTGGCCATCACCTGGCTAGATGGCCGCCGCTCTCCGGCTTTTAACTTAATAGACTAGTCGCCGCTTGCCGCAAAGCGCGCGCTGCAGCCGCATACCGTGGACGCGGCGCCTGATGCTTTGCTTTGCCGCCGATTGGCGGGATCCGCTGCGGCGCTCCTTACACCCGCCTCCAATGCTGGATGATGTCTACGGCGATACCGCATATCGACTCCCTCGCAGAAATCGCCAACAAGGTTTGGCTTTGAAGCGTTACGATTTTTAGACTCCGGACGGCTATGCTGCTCCAACGCCTCTGCAATCCGGCCGAGTCAGTTGCTGTCGTTACCCGTTTGGCAAAGGAGCCAGCGGCTGAGTTCGCCGTTCTTAAAATATCTGCAAAATCGGGTGTAGTGATTTTTTCCAAAAACATCTGAATAGTATATCGCACCCCAAACGAGATAGAGTTTGGTTCCTGCCCGAAACTCCTCGAGTTCCGCTTCTTTAAAAGTTCTGGTGATCGGATCTGATGCAGCGATGCCCCCGCCGAGAGCGACCGTGGGCTCACTGTCAGCATTGTATGAAGCTGAATATGCGCGTGGCGGTTTAATGTCCGATCCAGCAGAGGGAATAATCACAGCATCGACCAGGGTTTTAAGACCCAGGGCAGGCGTCTGGCCAACATTTTTGTAGTTCAGGCTTGATGCCATGTTTTTTTCGAACGCGTTTTGCGTCGAGATTCCGAGGACGCTGACATAGGCGCGAAGTTGGTTGCGGGAGGTTTCCGCGGCCAGATCATAGTTTTTTTCGGTCGCTTCGGCCCGCCTGTTCGCAGCAAGTATTGCGTATCGGGATACCTCAATACTGTCGCTTACAGACTTGGCTTGTCGAAGAGCAAAATCGTGCAATTCGTAGATCGACCAGGCAATCCAGGCGGTACAGAAAATGGAAACTAAAGTGGCTGCCATCGACCATTTGGCGAATTGCTCCAATCGAGTGGTGGATCCCATAAGTGGGTTCACCTCGGGCAAGGAAGATTCGGTCTCAGGCTGCTCCTGCTTCTCTTGCTCAGCGTGTCGGTCCTTGAACGACGAATGAGAGGCTACAACCTCTAGAAAGGACGGCCGGGAACCAACAAGAAAAGCCGGCGGATTGGCTGCCGGTTTCGGACCGTTGTTGTCGGCGGTAGTCATTGAAACGGTGTCTCAATCTGTGTCCCGATCGAATTCTACAATACCCGAGCATGTTTACCGAGTATTCGGATACCATTTTGAGTCTTTGCGCCCAAAAGCAACCATTCCATTGAGCACTGTCGCTTGGGCGCGGATCTGATGGATTATGGGGTGACGTCCAATCGGACGAAAGGGCAACTCTCGCTGAAATCGCAATAGCGGCGAGTTCGATTTGCTCATCATGGACAAGGCACCGGTCACGATAACAAGCTATTCATGACCTTCTGGCGCTACGACGGCTTTCGATAAATCTACGGGGCTAATCCCTGGGGGACTGCAATGGTGGATTCCCGGCGATTACTTCGACACGTTGGAGTCGGCCTCGCCCATTGTTCCGCCGTTCTTGACGCACTTACTAAAATAAGCCTGTGCATCCTTGCCAGATCCCTTTGCGCTCCCTGCGGCGGGATTGCCGATTACGCGGGGAGGAAATGCCTCGGCCATCAGCGCTTGGCACTTTTTGGCGAGTTCGACCGTGATGGCTGAGGTGCCACTCATTAGCGGTAAAGAGGCCAGAAGGAGCAGCGTTGCCGTTGTGAGCGTCCGGCCTATCATGGTGAATCGCCTTGACTGAGGGGCACAATTCTGCGGCTCCTGCGACGGTCACATTCTATCGAGTTTAACACTTTTATCGGCTGATCAGAAAATGCTCGAGTCTTTTGCCAGCCTTAAGCTGCGCCTGCACCCAGTGGGGTCGTTTTCCGCGGCCAGACCATTTTTCGGCGGGATTTTTTGGGTTCTGATATTTCGGGTGCACTTTGGGATAGGCACGACGGGGCCGATCGGACCTAATCGTGTTATCGGAGTTTTGAAGCTTGCGTAGACGCTCTTCGAGCTTTGCCTTTTCCTCGCCGATTTTGCGAGCCAGCGTCGACGTCACCTGTTCGTGCAAACTCCATAGCTCATCGATGTCCATGGAATCGAAATCTTTGTTTTTCATTAAAGCGCCTCTAGTCGTCCTCAGGCTACCGTTCTCGCACTCTGCGGCCGGACGTAAACATAACTCGAAGTTAGAACCTGGGTTTGATTCGAAACAACGAAAAATGTCATTATCGGGACGTCAAAAACTCTAGTTGAGCCCCGCTGACCACACGGTTGGAAGCGAATAAATAGTTTCGCTTCTCTAGAAGTGGCCTAAACTTCTCAAATTATTGATCAAATAGCACGGCTTGTGAAAGCAACACGCGACCCAGAGTTGAGCCGCCATTCGCTC comes from the Bradyrhizobium erythrophlei genome and includes:
- a CDS encoding Hint domain-containing protein, with amino-acid sequence MENSSRRRFIKGSANLAGKIAATGMVSLPLLASMSKKTRAMGPGNWPDFNPPGGNRPAGGGHCFVRGTLIRTPEGEIAVEDLTIGALVETLNGPLPVKWIGRQRFRKDSASWHWSVAPIRVARFALSDQYPHRDLYLSPHHSLLIDGFLIPAQWLVNGRSIVLTLDDRDVVDYFHIELETHEVVFAEGAPAETLLVTDDREHFANFAEYERRYGAEVGRAMKPFAPVLEYQGARGELERLLRWAVSPVLDIRDPIQKARARIAARARAIETEVC
- a CDS encoding H-NS family nucleoid-associated regulatory protein; the encoded protein is MKNKDFDSMDIDELWSLHEQVTSTLARKIGEEKAKLEERLRKLQNSDNTIRSDRPRRAYPKVHPKYQNPKNPAEKWSGRGKRPHWVQAQLKAGKRLEHFLISR